The Buteo buteo chromosome 3, bButBut1.hap1.1, whole genome shotgun sequence genome has a window encoding:
- the CCDC166 gene encoding coiled-coil domain-containing protein 166 translates to MASKTKQMKQDTTRAGKNKQEARTKNGDISKGISDMETLVKERKLYLQKEYKILTEHMNIYMGRLEHFLQENKFLEKEAQRNQEESNAYLSYITKHSQKCQNLIITLNDQNHTDLSQVRMQKEKVISQYTEKEKEVRSALMNMETKYSLMKKEVEDLQPFKDPSVQLEQMKKIKELEKELLVTKIQHSDEMQKIKSRFLHAKADCEMDFHQKIQVLTKRAEEAAIQSLIQYIKQVKAENWHLHQELLRLIQYSKILKETKVQLREQQQQLLRENKYTQDMAHMHHWLHQHEAHNTNGETSSSHSLFRCAH, encoded by the coding sequence ATGGCATCCAAGACAAAGCAGATGAAACAAGATACCACGCGTGCTgggaaaaacaagcaagaagCAAGAACCAAGAATGGAGATATATCCAAAGGAATAAGTGACATGGAAACACTTGTCAAAGAGAGGAAATTGTACTTGCAGAAGGAATACAAGATTCTCACTGAACATATGAACATATACATGGGAAGACTGGAGCATTTCCTGCAGGAGAACAAATTTCTAGAAAAGGAAGCCCAACGGAATCAGGAAGAGAGCAATGCTTACCTCTCTTACATAACAAAACACAGCCAGAAGTGCCAGAATCTGATAATAACACTAAATGACCAGAATCACACTGATCTGTCTCAAGTTCGGATGCAGAAAGAGAAGGTAATCTCACAGtatacagaaaaagagaaggaggtaAGGAGCGCTCTGATGAACATGGAGACAAAGTACTCTCTTATGAAAAAGGAGGTTGAAGACCTGCAGCCTTTCAAAGATCCATCTGTTCAGCTGGAACAGATGAAAAAGATTaaagagctggagaaggaaTTGTTGGTCACAAAGATACAGCATTcagatgaaatgcagaaaatcaaGAGCAGATTTCTGCACGCCAAGGCTGACTGTGAGATGGACTTTCATCAGAAGATCCAAGTTCTCACCAAGAGAGCAGAAGAAGCAGCAATACAATCTCTAATTCAGTATATCAAACAAGTAAAAGCAGAGAATTGGCATCTGCACCAGGAATTGCTCAGACTCATCCAATACTCAAAAATCCTTAAAGAAACCAAAGTTCAGCtgagagaacagcagcagcagcttcttcGTGAGAACAAATACACTCAGGACATGGCACACATGCACCACTGGTTACACCAGCATGAGGCACACAACACAAATGGCGAAACCTCCAGCTCTCACAGCCTGTTCAGATGTGCCCATTAA